The nucleotide sequence ATTTCTCCAGAACCGCGGTCTGGTCGATCAACCCGGGACCGTCGGCTGTCAGGTCGGGCTTCAAGAAACCCTGTGCCCCCGCCAGCCTGCCGTCGAGACTCAGCCTCTGTGCAGGAGCTATATGGGCGTCGAAGGCGTCCGCGAACACGTAGTCCCTAGAACGAAGCTCGAGAAACGGGTTATCAAGAAGCTCGGGAAACGGGTCCTCCGGGAAAACGCCGTCCGGATACTCCCCACCGGGGAAAGGGTCCTCCGGAACCACCTCGTCGAGGTAATCGTCATACACGAACCCGCCAGCCGCGAATTCATCATCGAAAACTGCGTATGGGAAAAGGGCGTCCGGAACCGGGGCAGCATGCGGGGCGTTGCCGTTCGGCGTCCCTGCCTTCACTGCTGAATTCCCGGGAACCTCCATGAACACAGTCTGCCGAGGGGCACTGACATTAAAGGGCCGTTTCGAGCCCAGACGGAGACGGATCTGAAAAACTTTTTTGGCTCCGTCCTGGGACGAATCCTATGGGCCGGATCAGGGCGCTCCCAGATGTGAAAACGCCCTGATCGGCTACCCAGTTGGTCGCGCCGGGACGGCTCAACCAGCGGCTTGGGCCACCTTGCGCTGTTCCGCCCTGTACTGCTCCGCGATGGCGGGCCGGAAGTCCGGCTCGGGAGTGCTGTCCAGCGCTACCTCCCACTGCGGCCTCTCCCCGGAGAGCGCCCACGCGGCCTGGACGGCGGCTCCCCGGGCCACGTACTCGCCGGGGCTGGGAATCAGGACGGGCAGGTCGAAGACCTGGGCCGCGATCCGCTGGACGGCAGGGTTCTGCACGGCGCCACCGATCAGGAGCAGCCGCTCGGCCGGATGACCGAGCGCACGGAGCGCGTCCAGTCCCCCTGCCAGCCCGCACAGCATTCCTTCGACGGCGGCCCGCGCGAAGTTGCTGCGCGTGGTCGACGCGATGCTGAGCCCGGAGAAGCTCGCCGTGGCATGTGGCAGGTTGGGCGTCCGCTCCCCCTCGAAGTAAGGAACCAGCACCACGCCGCCCGCCCCGGGTTCCGCCTCCAGCGCCAGCCGGGACAGCTCGTCGAAGTCCACTCCGAGCAGCCCGGCAATGGACGTCAGCACGCGCGCCGCGTTGAGGGTCACGGTAATGGGAAGGAACAGCCCGCTCGCGTCCGCGAAACCCGCCACGGTGCCGCTCGGGTCGCCGATCGGAGTGTCGGAGACGGCGAACACTGTCCCGCTGGTGCCCACCGATACGACGACGTCCCCAGGCCGGGCGCCCAGGCCCAATGCCGCTGCAGCGTTGTCCCCCGCTCCGGCGCCCACTTGGACAGCCTGCCCCGGCAGGATGGACTCCCCCGCGATGGACGGGTGGACGGAACCGGGTGAAGCGCCGGGTTCCAGCACACGCGGCAGGATCACCTCACCGCCGGCGTTACCGGCTCCGTCCGAAGCCTCAACAGCCTCCCGGCCAAAAGCCAGGCGGAACAGCTCCAGGTCGTATTCGCCGGTGGCGGGGTTCCAGTAGCCCGTGCCGCTGACATCGGAGCGGTCCGTGGTGAGCTGCTCCAGCTCAGGCCCGAGAGGGCTGGTGTCCGCGGGGCCGTAGCCCCGCAGCCGCCACGTCAGCCAGTCATGCGGAAGCACGACGGCGGCCACCCGGCTGGCGATGTCCGGCTCGTTGTCGCGGACCCACCGGATTTTGGTGACAGTGAAAGAGGCCACCGGAACCAGGCCAGTCCGCTTGGCGTAATCCGAAGCGCCCACCTCTTCGGTGAGTGCTGCGGCGGCTTGTGCCGAGCGGGTGTCGTTCCAGAGCAGCGCGGGCCGCAGCACGTTGCCGTCCGCGTCCAGCAGCACCATGCCGTGCTGCTGGCCTCCCACGGAAACCGCACTGACCCCGGAGAGCCCGCCGGCGTCGTCGAACGCTGCGGACAGCGCCCGCCACCAGTGGTCCGGGTGGACTTCGGTACCTTCGGGATGGCCGGCACGGCCCTCCCGGACCAGGGCACCGGTAGCCGCATCGAGAACCACCACCTTGCAGCTTTGGGTCGAGGAGTCGACCCCGGCAACCAACGACACAGGAAAAGCCGTTGACATCGGAACAGCCGCCACGGGATCAGCGCGCGCCGAGCAGGTGTTCGATGAACAGCTGCTGGAGCTTTACAAAACCGAAGCCCTTGCCGCCAAAGTAGGCATCGGCGTCGAAATCCTCGTAGGAGGAGCGGTCCGCGAGAAGCTGCTCGTAGCCTTCGCCCGGGTTGAGGGTGGGAACGTTGATCTCGGAAACCCGCGACGCCTCCAGGGCAGCCTGCACCTCGGGGTCGGCGCGGAAGGCCTTGGCCCGCTCCTTGAGCAGCA is from Arthrobacter sp. QXT-31 and encodes:
- the xylB gene encoding xylulokinase, translated to MSTAFPVSLVAGVDSSTQSCKVVVLDAATGALVREGRAGHPEGTEVHPDHWWRALSAAFDDAGGLSGVSAVSVGGQQHGMVLLDADGNVLRPALLWNDTRSAQAAAALTEEVGASDYAKRTGLVPVASFTVTKIRWVRDNEPDIASRVAAVVLPHDWLTWRLRGYGPADTSPLGPELEQLTTDRSDVSGTGYWNPATGEYDLELFRLAFGREAVEASDGAGNAGGEVILPRVLEPGASPGSVHPSIAGESILPGQAVQVGAGAGDNAAAALGLGARPGDVVVSVGTSGTVFAVSDTPIGDPSGTVAGFADASGLFLPITVTLNAARVLTSIAGLLGVDFDELSRLALEAEPGAGGVVLVPYFEGERTPNLPHATASFSGLSIASTTRSNFARAAVEGMLCGLAGGLDALRALGHPAERLLLIGGAVQNPAVQRIAAQVFDLPVLIPSPGEYVARGAAVQAAWALSGERPQWEVALDSTPEPDFRPAIAEQYRAEQRKVAQAAG